CAAGCTTAGCGACACGTTCGTTATTTTTAGCAAAACCACCCGTTGCTAAGATGACCGCATCGGCTTTCACCCAGTAGTAACCTTTATACATTCCCTTAACCAGAATACCTTTCACTTTGCCGCTGTCATCTTTAAGCACTTCAATACCACGAGTGTTCATGCGTAAGTCGATATTGCGTTTTACGGCATTATCATAAAGCACTTGAACAACATGAGCACCCACACCTGCGCCACCAGTTGGACGGTGTGCACGCTTAACCGATGCACCACCCATCATGCCAACATCGGTTAAATCGGCGCCCATTTTGGTCATCCAATCAACTGAGCCTTTAGAGTGTGAGCTTAATACTTCAACTAATGCTGGATCGTTTATATCACGGCCGCCTTTCATGGTGTCTTTGAACATTAGCTCAGGGCTATCTTTAATTTCTTTGGCTTTTTGTTGATCAGTCCAAGCAGCGTTCATGCCACCTGCAGCCAATTTAGCGTTACCGCCGATAACCGGCTCTTTTTCAATCAGAATGACTTTCGCACCATTATCTGTTGCCGATATTGCCGCAGAGAAACCTGCGCCACCAGAACCGACAACCACTACATCAACCGTATCGTGAGGTGCACTAGCAAGAGCAGCCTGACGTTCTGCTTTATCTTTGGCCAGTTCAGCAATAGTGGGTTCGTCACGTTTCCATTTTTTAGCATATGGCATATTGAAATCGAAGCTGTGGCAAGAATCACAGTACACCATCGATTTTTCGTGCGCGCTGTGACATGAGGTACAAGCCACTTCACCAGGAAAATGTGAAGCATGGGCATTGTAATGTTCATGTTTTGTGGTTTCAGCCACTTCAGCTAAAGTGCCATGGCAAGAAACACATTGGGCATTTTCATAGGTTAAGCTGTCGTTTGATAGCTCGCCATCTGGAGTATGACAGCTATCACACTCTTGGTTTTGCTCATGGAATTCAGCTAAGTTATCAGCCGCAACAGCGTTGCCCATTAGGCCTGCTGTGCCCATTAGCGTGGCAAGGCAGACTGCCAGTTTCATTTTTTTCATTTTTGCTCCTCCTTCTAAACCTAATGATGCTTAGTTGATTAGGTATAAAAGCCAGTTATTGTTTTAGTGTGGCTGAAGTGAGATCACTTCACTTTAAAAGTTCGGTCTAAAATTAGGTGTTAAGTTGTTCAGCGGTTACTTCTGCTTACCTTAATCTTTATCCATGCCACTAAAACCAGCAATAAGATAAACACCAGCAGTGACAGAAATGACAACTCAATCACATGCATGAAAAGGTGCTATGCAAAGATGCATAGCTATAAGGGCGTGTATGCACTTTTGCATAGCTTATGTGGCGCTAGATCACATCAAATTAATATTTAGGTAAAAGGTACATAATGATTTACTAATTCGCGGAATGCGGCACAGTTTCAAATGAGCGAAATAGTTAACATCGCAGTATGAAGATCCTATTACTATTAGTTATTACCCTCACTTTTCCTGCATTCGCGCAAGACAGCATTGTGCTAGGTGTGCATTCAAAAACAGCGCCATTAGAGTGGCGTAATAACGGAGTGGATCAAGGATTTAACATTGAGTTGATGGATAGAATTGGTCAGCTTACTAACAAGCGCATTCTTGTGCGGCGTAAGAGTTTTCAGCAATTAGTTCAAGATGTGTATAACCCTAACAGTGATATTGACGTGATTGTTGTGGTGAGCCCGGTAAACATGGATCGTAAGTTGGCCCAATCTGATCCCATTTATGCCACCCATGCTAAAGCTTATACTTTGCAGGGTAAGGGATTAATTAATAGTTGGGCTGATTTGATTGGTAAGCGGGTGGCCATTAAAAAAGGCGCTTTTGTTGATGTTTTTTTATCTGATCATCTGCAAAACTTTGATCGCGTGGATGTTGATTTGTATGAAACCGGTTTTCAATTACTGATTAAAAATCAAGTCGACGTGGTGATTGCTGAAAGCTTTGTTGCGCGGCGTTTACTTCCGCTGTATCCATCGGTGCGCAGTTCGAGTGATGCTCTCATTTATGGCGCGTTTAATTTTGTCGCTAATGAGTCGAAAACTGAACTCATGTATCAAATTAATGAAGCGCTTAGGCAGTTAAAATTATCAGGCGAATACGACCGACTGGTTAATAAATGGTTTGGTACCGGGCGTGAAAAAGTGGATTTAACCTCTTCTGAAAAGCGCATGTTTGCTCTAGCTATTTTAGTGGCGATTATTTCTGCTATCGGGATGATTTTCACCGGATTGATAAGCGCTAGTTTACGCCGTCATACTAAAGCCCTTGATGCCGAACTCATTCAGCGCAGGCGCATTGAAGCTGAGATATCTGAACTGTCTAAACAGTTCCAATCTGTTCTCGATGGCATCCCCAATGGTGTAACCATAGTAAACCAAGACTTGCAGCATTTATGGAGTAACGATAACAATATTCATTTGTTAGATTCAGCAGCATTTTACTATATCGACAACCATGCATTTGTTCTTAAAACGGCGGTGCTCGAGGTACTCTCTAGCCAAACCCCCTTGATTGCAGAAATGCGCTATCAACAGCAGTTTTGGCAATTACAAATCCATCCTATTGCAGAAAAACAAGTGGTGATTCTACTTGAGGAAACCACTGAGCAGCATAGATTGAGGCAAGCAAATGAAGAAGTTAGCCGCTTAGCGTCACTAGGGGAGTTGTCTGCGGGAATTGCTCATGAAATCAATAATCCAACCGGCCTGATTGTGCATGCGGTATCATTATTTACCGCGGCGTTAAAAGACTTAACCCCAGCAGCAAGGCACTATCAGCAACAAAATCCTTTTTGGCTTATTGCAGGATTAACCCCAGATGTTGCCATTGAAGAGCTTCAGTACAGTTGCGGCTCTATTGAAGAGGGCGCCAAACGTATCAGCCGAATTGTTAATGATTTAAAACGTTACGCCATGCCGCATATTGCCGATCAATATGCTCGAGTATGCCTAAATGACGTGGTTCAAGTTGCCCAGCGTCTTACCGCTAATCAAACCAAGGTCCATCAGATCAGCATGAGGTTATGTCAACCTAGCCCTATAATTAAGGGCGATGCGCAACAGTTACATCAGGTATTAATCAACCTTATTCAAAATGCTTGTCATGCCTGCACTGAACAACATGGCGAGATTATTATAGAAACTCGCATTGCTGGCAATACGGCAATATTGAGCATTATCGATAA
The Shewanella vesiculosa DNA segment above includes these coding regions:
- a CDS encoding flavocytochrome c, which translates into the protein MKKMKLAVCLATLMGTAGLMGNAVAADNLAEFHEQNQECDSCHTPDGELSNDSLTYENAQCVSCHGTLAEVAETTKHEHYNAHASHFPGEVACTSCHSAHEKSMVYCDSCHSFDFNMPYAKKWKRDEPTIAELAKDKAERQAALASAPHDTVDVVVVGSGGAGFSAAISATDNGAKVILIEKEPVIGGNAKLAAGGMNAAWTDQQKAKEIKDSPELMFKDTMKGGRDINDPALVEVLSSHSKGSVDWMTKMGADLTDVGMMGGASVKRAHRPTGGAGVGAHVVQVLYDNAVKRNIDLRMNTRGIEVLKDDSGKVKGILVKGMYKGYYWVKADAVILATGGFAKNNERVAKLDPSLKGFISTNQPGAVGDGLDVAENAGGALKDMEYIQAHPTLSVKGGVMVTEAVRGNGAILVNREGKRFVNEITTRDKASAAILAQTGKSAYLIFDDSVRKSLSKIDKYIGLGVAPSADSLVKLGKMEGIDGKALTETVARYNSLVSSGKDTDFERPNLPRALNEGNYYAIEVTPGVHHTVGGVMIDTKTEVMNAQKQVIPGLYGAGEVTGGVHGANRLGGNAISGIITFGRLAGEEAAKYSKKN
- a CDS encoding ATP-binding protein, with translation MKILLLLVITLTFPAFAQDSIVLGVHSKTAPLEWRNNGVDQGFNIELMDRIGQLTNKRILVRRKSFQQLVQDVYNPNSDIDVIVVVSPVNMDRKLAQSDPIYATHAKAYTLQGKGLINSWADLIGKRVAIKKGAFVDVFLSDHLQNFDRVDVDLYETGFQLLIKNQVDVVIAESFVARRLLPLYPSVRSSSDALIYGAFNFVANESKTELMYQINEALRQLKLSGEYDRLVNKWFGTGREKVDLTSSEKRMFALAILVAIISAIGMIFTGLISASLRRHTKALDAELIQRRRIEAEISELSKQFQSVLDGIPNGVTIVNQDLQHLWSNDNNIHLLDSAAFYYIDNHAFVLKTAVLEVLSSQTPLIAEMRYQQQFWQLQIHPIAEKQVVILLEETTEQHRLRQANEEVSRLASLGELSAGIAHEINNPTGLIVHAVSLFTAALKDLTPAARHYQQQNPFWLIAGLTPDVAIEELQYSCGSIEEGAKRISRIVNDLKRYAMPHIADQYARVCLNDVVQVAQRLTANQTKVHQISMRLCQPSPIIKGDAQQLHQVLINLIQNACHACTEQHGEIIIETRIAGNTAILSIIDNGCGMNSATLKRITEPFFTTRRNEGGSGLGLSVCSKIIKEHQGEMQMQSSLGKGTQISLIFALEQHT